Part of the Halobacteriovorax vibrionivorans genome, CTACCACCACCTATAATTGTTTCAATTGTTGGATTTTCCATATTTAGATCGACTCGTCTAATTCGATCATAGTCATAAATAAGAAGGCGACCTTGATAATCAAGTGTTATCTTTAAAGGATACCTAAGTGTAGCACTTTCAGCTGGCCCACCATCTCCTGTAGATGTTCCTGTCATTTGGATGAATAATTTCTGTTTCCCATCTGCAGGGTCTACTGTAATAATACCTCGTTTATAGTCAGCAAAATAAATATTTCCATCATCAGTAAATGCAAGGCTATGTATATCTGTTGTGTCTCCAACAGTTTTATTGAAGAAAAGTGCTGTACGAGCATCACCACCAAGTCCGGCCTCAGTGTTACCAGCGATAATTTTGATCTTATCAGCATTAAGAGGTGTCGAAATTAGTTGGGTACTAATTGCTGAAGTATTTGTTACTTTTACACGTATTTTATAAGACGTTGCTAGTGGTGAACCACCTGTCCATTTATAACAACCTTCATTTGTGTCTAATGTAATTCCTGGGCATCCATGATTTGTATGTGGTGCGATCCCTTGGGCCCCTGCAATAGCTGTGAAGCTTTGCTCATCTTGAGTATAGTATAAGTTTATTGCTGTTGAATCTAGTCCAAGAATATCATCAACTTTCCATCTAATATAAACGTCAGAACCTGTTGGAACTGATGAGTCTAAACGAGTAGGAGGGATTGATGTTGTATCTGAATTTGCAGCTGCAACGTCCCAGATTGATGGTGGATCAAATTTTGTATATCCAATCGCATTATAATCAGTATTTAATGTTGTTGTATTTGTTGAAATATTTCCTGCTTCATCTTTTACCCATGCATAGACATTATAATTTGCTGGTTGCCATCCAAGTAAATGTGAAAAATCTACGATCGTTACATTTGCAGCAGGTGACATACCTATTGATGGAGAGTTAAGTCCTAGCCAACATTCATCTCCAGCAGCTGGTGCAGTTGTATCATTTGTCTTTAGACATAATTCTGTGATGTAGACGTTTGAATTCTGTGAATTCGCATTAATAGTATAAGGAATAAAGTTAGTTGGTGAAGGATCTGGCTCCGTCGTTGAGATTGATGTTACAACTGGAAGGCCAGTTTCTCTAATCCAAGTACCACTTACATTCGTCGTATTACTTGATGCGTTTGTTTGTGCAAAGTTATAGTTATTTGATAAGTCAGCAGCTGTCGTTGCTGTCGTCCAAGACCATACTCCTGAAGAACAAGTCGTTGTCGTCGTTTGTGCCCCAGAGATATTTATTGTTAGGCCATTTTCACATGTACCAGTGAAAGTTGCTGTTGATCCGTTATTTTTGATTGTAGCAGTATCAATTGCAAGAGCAGGGAAGTTAGAGTCTCTTGTCCAAGTATAAGAAAGAGTTGATGTATTTCCTGCCGAATCAGATTGTGTAAATGTGAAAGTTCTTGTTGCATCTGTCGTATACGTTTGAGAAGTCCAGCTCCAGTTCGCAGCAGAACAACTGATCGTATCTGTTTCTTGATTTGATATTGCAATTGTATTATTTCCTTCACATGAACCTGAAACAGTAATGCTATCAGTATATCTAATTTCAGTTGGATTCTGACCAATATTAATTTCGAAAGGTACAGTCGCTTGAAATGCTGGTGGAGTCGCATCTCTTTCCCATGCTAGAGAGAGTGCAGGAGATGACGTGTTACCAGCAGCATCTGTTTGAACTAGGTTATACACATATGTACCATCTGTAGTTTTTGGAGATGGTGTCCATGACCAAGTTCCAGAAGAACAATTAAATGATGTTGTTTCATCACCTGTAACATAGATTGTATAATTACCTTCACATGTACCAGACCATGCATTAGGCGTGTTCTGATTAGTGAAGTCTGGTGATATACCAGCTGTTTTTGTCATAACTGGTGCAACTTCATCTCTAATGAAAGTACGTGAAATAGTTGTTGAATTTCCAGCAGCATCAACTTGATTTAGCGTTACAACCTTTGAACCGTCTCCATCAGAGAAGTTAACAGTTTGTGAAAACGTTCCAGCTGAACATGCTATTGTAAAGTTAGCTTGAATATCTCCTGATATATTTATATCTCTACCAGTTTCACAATTACCAGTGATGGTTGTACTTGATAGGTGATAAGAGTTATTTGCTGGTGAGCTATAACTTAGAGCAGGAGCAATAGAGTCAATTGTAAAGACATTCGATTGCACTGTTGATGAATTTCCTGCTAGGTCAGTAAAGCTTACTCTAAAGCGTGCAGTGGTTGTATTTATTGATGGAACAGTCCATGCCTTTGTAAAAGTTTGACTTGATATTGGGCCATTAATAGCGGCAGTTGTCCCAAGACTAGACCAAGTAGATCCATTATAAAAATCAACGCTAAAGTTTTGACTTGAAGATGTACTTGCATCTGTCGCATCCCAAGTTAAATTTATTGAATTACCACCTTTTTGAATAGTAGGTGTTGTTAATGCTAAAGTTGGATTAATTGTATCGTAATAAACATAGAGATCATTTGATGAAGTCGAGACGTTACCATTAGGATCTTTAGACCATGCTTTTAAGATGTGTAAACCTTGTGTTGTAGAGGCAAGAGTGTAAGTAGTTGCACTTGCTGTTGTTGTACAACTTACCCAGCCAGCATCACCAGCAGCAGGTTGCGTTCCTTCATTTATTAGAACTTGTGAAATATCACTACAGCTACTTACTGTCATGGTATTAGCAGTTGAATTTGTATATGTAGCTGATGTTAGAGCAATAGCAGGGGCCGCTGATGGAGTTTTGTCATTTACTGTGATTGTAACAGTTTCCATCGTTGCAGCATCAAGTGATCCGTCATTTGCAATAAAAGTAAATGTATCTGTCCCGTTAAAATTCACATTACTTGTATAAGTACAAGTAAGGTCAGTTCCATATGATCCTGTCGTAATACAGTTTGTCAGAGTTCCATTACTTGGTGATGAAACAATTTTATATGAAAGTGGGTCTCCATCTACATCACTTGCGTTACTTAAAGTGATTGATAAAGCAGTATTATCATCTGTTGTAAACGTTTGATCAGCGGCCATTACAGGAGCATCGTTGATTGAGTTTATTGTAATATTAACTGTTGCCGTTGTTGAATCAAGAGCACCATCATTTACTTTATATGTAAATGAAGTCGTACCATTAAAATTTAATGCAGGAGTATATGTACATGATCTTGATGTTCCACCTGCACAGCTTACTGTTCCAGAGGCAGGGTTAGTTACTTTAATATAACTTAAAGTATCACCATCAATATCTGCACCCGCCGTTAAATCAAATGTCAGAGGAGTATCTTCATTCGTTGATACTGATTGTGAGGCCACTAATGTTGGAGCATCATTAATTGGATTAATTGTTAGGTTTACTGTAGCGTTTGTGACAGCTGTTCCTGTACCGTCTGTTGCGATATATGTAAACGAATCACTTCCGTTGTAGTTAGCATTAGGAGTATATGTACATGTTAAGTCAGTTCCATAAGTTGTCGTAATACAATTTGTTAGGCTTCCATTTGTTGGAGCTGTTACTAATTTATAAGTTAATGCATCACCATCTACATCGGTTGCATTATTTAGAGTGAAATTAACTGCTGTATCTTCATTTGTTGAAATACTTTGATTAGCTCCCATTACTGGGACATCATTTACAGCTGTTACATTTACAGTAACTGTTGCAATATTTGAATCTAGTGCCCCGTCATTTACTTTATATGTAAATGTAGTCGAGCCGTTATAGTTTAAATCTGGTGTATATGTACAGGCCGTTGAATTTCCTCCGGTACAAGAAAGTGTACCATCAGCAGGATTTGAAACGATGATATATGAAAGTGTCGAACCTTCAATGTCTGATCCTGTATTCAGGTTAAAATTGAGTGGTGTATCTTCGGCCGTTGTAACAGATTGAGTTGATGCAAGAGTTGGAGCATCGTTTACAGGTGTTACATTTATTGTCACTGTAGAATCTGTTGATGAATCTGTTAATGTGTCATTACCACGATATGTAAAGGTATCAACTCCATTGAAATTTAGATTTGGAGTATAAGTACAAGTCACATCAGTCGAGTATGAGCCAGTTGCAATACAATTTGCAAGTGTTCCATTAGCTGGTGCGGTAATTAACTTATACTGTAGAGTTTGTGCCGGAAGATCGACATCTGTTGCACCATTAAGAGTTAATGTTAGAACGTTATCTTCTGCAATTGTTTCTGATTGGTCACCAACCATTACAGGAGCATCATTTTCAGATGTAACATTTATTGTTACTGTTGCTGTTGTTGAATCAAGTGCTCCATCATTTACCTTGTAAGTAAATGTAGTGGAACCATTGAAATTCAAGTCTGGAGTATATGTACAATCACGTGATGTCCCACCAGTACAAGAAAGTGTTCCATCAGCTGGGCCACTAACAATAATGTAGTCAAGTGGATCAGATTCAATATCGGCCCCTGCATTTAAAGTGAAGTTAAGTGGTGTATCTTCATTTGTACTTACTGTCTGTGTTAATGCTAATGTTGGAGCATCGTTAATAGGATTTATTGTTAACGAAATTGTTGCAGTAGTCGTTGCATCTGTGATGCTATCAAATGCGATGTAAGTGAATGAATCACTGCCATTATAGTTTGCATTTGGCGTGTATGTACAATCAATATCACTTGCGTAACCACCTGTTGTAATACAATTAGAAAGTACTCCATTTGCTGGAGGTGTTACAACCTTATAAGTTAATGTATCACCATCAACATCAGTTGCTCCATTTAAAATAAAATTAATGGCCGTATCTTCATCTGTTGTAATACTCTGATCAGCTGCCATAACAGGTGCATCATTAATTGAGTTTACTGTGATTGTTACTGTTGCAGTTGTCGAGTCTAGCTCACCATCATCTACTTTATACGTAAAAGAATCCGTTCCGTTGAAGTTAGTGTTTGGATCGTATGTACAATCTCTTAATGTCCCTTGAGAACAGTTAAGGACTCCGTTAGAAGTCGAAGAAAGTATCGTATAATTTAATGTCGTTCCTTCAATATCGCTTCCTGTATTTAGGTTAAAGCTTAGTTGTGTATCTTCATCAGTTGATTCGGCCTGAGTTGTAGCAAGTGTTGGGGCATCGTTAACTGGAGTGATTGTGAATGAAACCGTTGCACTTGTAGCAGAATCAAGAGCTCCATCATTTGCCACATATGTGAAGCTGTCACTACCATTGAAATTAGCATTTGGCGTATAGTCACATGTTAGATCTTGGCCATATGTTCCAGTTGTAATACAATTTGTTATCGTTCCATTTGTTGTTGAATTTGTAATTTTATAAGAGAGGCTAGCTTGAGTATTATCAATGTCGCTTGCCTGACTAATAGTAAAAGATATTGGATTGTCTTCTGGTGTAGTAAATGACTGGTTTGCAGCAACCACTGGAGCATCGTTTACATTTAAAACTGTAAGATCAACCGTTGCTTCAGTAGAATCTAGTTCACCATCGTTAACTTTGTAAGTAAATGAGTCAGGGCCAATATAATCGGCGTTAGGAGTGTAAGTACAGTTATTAGTGTCCGTTACACAACTAAGTGATCCATTTGTTGGTGTCGAAGTCAGAATATAGTTTATGCTAGGTGAATCTACATCATAACCTTCAGTTAGTGTAAAATTATGGACTGTATCTTCTGTAACATTTACTGCCTGGTTTGCAGCAAGTGTTGGAGCATCATTATATAAGACAACATCTAAAGTATAACTGAATTCATGGTGAGGTATTGTTGTATCAACATTAGCATCACCAGCATTCTTTCTACCGATTCTTAGTGTTACTGTAACATTTGGAGCAGAATCAGCAGGTGGGATATAAAGCCATGTATTCGAGTTTGAAACAGTTTGTGTTGTTGTTCCATCGTTAAGAATCCATTGATAGGCCAATGTATAATCTGTATCCCAGTGAACTGCACTTGTTGTAAATGTATTTGGATTTAATCCCGCATTCCTTTCATCATTAGCTAAATCTGAGTTTAGATCTTCGTGAAGAATTTCTGGTATTGATAATGATTGGATCTTCGGTGCTGCTTCTTTTAGAATTTGTACATTTTCACCTTCTGTAATCTCTGCAAAAACAGCAGCTACATCAGTACTATTTTCTAATTCTGAATAAACAGTTGCATAGTCTAGAGTAGACTGATCGATTTTATTTGTAATAATATCTTCTGCTTCTTCAAGATAAAGAGCAAATTCCTCAGTTGGATTATAAGTAATATCTGTATTAGTAATTTTTGCTAATAGACTTGATACGGCCGTGATATTTTGTGGACGATAATAACTTGTAACAACTTTTTCTAATTCTTCACTACATCCAGTTATTTTTACCTTGTATCTAGCCGGTGTTGAACTTTCTAGTCCTAGTTCTCTAACATCAAAAGTAAAAGCTGTTGATTGATCAACTCCATTGAAAGTAATTGGGTTATCTTCTAGTGGAGTCATTGTTACTAAGTCGAATAATTCAATACGTGGATCGATACATGTTACTGCAGCATAGACGTTACTGTTAAAGAGGCCATTGTTTGTTTTTGTGATTAGTCCATTTAGGGGAGGTATCTCACCTTGAATCTTTGGAATAACGACAACGTTATTATTAGAGCCTGAAGATTGAGAAGCGTCATTTTCACTTTCAGTTGATGATTCTTCTTCAGTGCTTTGAACAGACTTTGCATAAGTATAAGTTTTTTCTTCTTCGTCTTTTGAAGGACTTTTTTTGTCTTTTATTTGTTCATTGATTGCTTGCGCATAATTTGGATCAAAGTAATCAGCTTGTGGTGCATAAGAAGATCCAGTGTATGTAGATGGATTACGTTTTTTTATTTTAGTCTTTTTCTTTTTAGGGGCAAGCTTTGAAATATTGCTACTACCAAGATCGGCTTCTAATGTACTTGCACCATCTGTATTTGAATATAGTGAAGGTATTGAGGAAGGTCCTCTTTTTCCAATACTATTATAAAGTTTCTTTTTTACTTTAGGCTTAACGAGTTCATACTTTAGCCCTGTCCTCTTTGCGAGGTCACTATAATTCCCTGAGCTTTTTTCATTTGATGAAAAAATCCAATAAGAAAAAGTGAATATTATAGTGAGGATAACTCCTACACCAAGACTAAGTTTCTTCAATTATCTTTCCTTTATCCGCCAACGTACCGACTTTGTTTGTTTAGTTAACGATAATTGTTGCTCAATACTTTTCGTCTCTTTTATTGATTTCTTAACATTTTATACATAATCTATCTGTTTACGTGTAAACAGGTACTTAGTGGCGCTTTCTGTAGTTGTTGTTAATTTTTGTGGCAATAATCTGTGTTGTTTAGGTTAGATTTTATGAATATTCAGATACTTGCTAATTAGCAAATTCATATATGTGATTTATTTAGTATGAGGATTTATTTATATTTTAAATAAGAATTAGCGTTTTTGAGGAAATATTATTGACCTAGTCTCAAAAATGTCTTGAAACTAGGTCATATTGTCATTTTATTCAGCTGCGAAGTAACCAATATAATCGATTTCGCATGTTTTTGGGTTAACTGCAACGGCAGCATTAAACCACCCTGAATGGAAACTTCCAATTGCAGAATAGATTAACTTGTCTTCTTTAAATGAGTTTAGTTCATGGCCTCGATCATTAAGTAATTTTTTTCCGGCCTCTAATGTCGTCTCTAACGTCACTTCTAAGGGTCTATCAGATCTTAATTCATAATTAAGTTCATTGCTCACTTCGTTTAAGCATGCATTTGTCATAAATGAAGAGAGGATCGTAGTTGTGATAAGTGTTGCTTTTAAGATGTGCGCCATTATTAGCTCCTATTGTGGGAAAGTGAAGTAATGGCCGCATCCTAACTTTAGGTTTTTTACTCGTCAATATTGTATGTAAACTATCTACTCTCATAATGAGTAACTTAACAAAAAACTAATAATTTTCTACTGCAAATTGTATTAATTTAGCTTCATCTGGTATTTCAATTCTTCTCCCGTCTCTATGTATGAGCTGTTGTTCCTCTAGTTCTGTTAAGACGCGGGCAACACTTTCAAATGTGCTCATGGCAAAGTCAGCAATTTCTTTTCTTGTCCATGTATGATCGGGATTTTTTAGCTTGAGATAGGTTAATGCTTCTACAATCCTGCGCTTAACTGACTTATCTGCCATTCCCGCAAGCCTTGTTTCAGCTGCTCCTAATTCTTCGGCCATAAGCTTTGTCATCTGCTTTAAAAGCGCTGGGCTTGTTAAGCAAATATTGTCACATTGTTCACGGCTTATAATGAGAACTTTTCCCTTCTTCAAGCAAACAGCATTTGCATGATAGGGAGAATTACTAAAGTATGAGCGATGACCAAATATATCACCTTTGGTGAATACTCTTAAGAAACTCTCTTTTCCACTCGGTGTATTAAAGTAAAGACCAAAGATACCTTCTTGTACAATATAGAGAAGGTCTGCTGCTTCACCTTCGCTATAGACAGGATCTCCTTTAGAGTAGTCTTTGATTAATTTATTTGGAAGTTGTTTTAATATTTCTTCAAGCATCATATTCCTAAATTTCTGCACTTATTAATTTAAGTGTTATTTGATGGTCATCAAAGTATGTATTCATTTATTATATATAATTAAGGTGTTGAAATGAAGTAGATTTCAAAAATATAAAGGTGGTTTATGGATACTTTTTTATGGCCCTTAGTAGGGGGGATACTAATTGGACTCTCTGCGGCAATGTTGTTGTTATTTAATGGACGTGTCGCTGGAATATCAGGGATTCTCTTTAACTGTCATAAGGCATTTGTAG contains:
- a CDS encoding tandem-95 repeat protein; protein product: MKKLSLGVGVILTIIFTFSYWIFSSNEKSSGNYSDLAKRTGLKYELVKPKVKKKLYNSIGKRGPSSIPSLYSNTDGASTLEADLGSSNISKLAPKKKKTKIKKRNPSTYTGSSYAPQADYFDPNYAQAINEQIKDKKSPSKDEEEKTYTYAKSVQSTEEESSTESENDASQSSGSNNNVVVIPKIQGEIPPLNGLITKTNNGLFNSNVYAAVTCIDPRIELFDLVTMTPLEDNPITFNGVDQSTAFTFDVRELGLESSTPARYKVKITGCSEELEKVVTSYYRPQNITAVSSLLAKITNTDITYNPTEEFALYLEEAEDIITNKIDQSTLDYATVYSELENSTDVAAVFAEITEGENVQILKEAAPKIQSLSIPEILHEDLNSDLANDERNAGLNPNTFTTSAVHWDTDYTLAYQWILNDGTTTQTVSNSNTWLYIPPADSAPNVTVTLRIGRKNAGDANVDTTIPHHEFSYTLDVVLYNDAPTLAANQAVNVTEDTVHNFTLTEGYDVDSPSINYILTSTPTNGSLSCVTDTNNCTYTPNADYIGPDSFTYKVNDGELDSTEATVDLTVLNVNDAPVVAANQSFTTPEDNPISFTISQASDIDNTQASLSYKITNSTTNGTITNCITTGTYGQDLTCDYTPNANFNGSDSFTYVANDGALDSATSATVSFTITPVNDAPTLATTQAESTDEDTQLSFNLNTGSDIEGTTLNYTILSSTSNGVLNCSQGTLRDCTYDPNTNFNGTDSFTYKVDDGELDSTTATVTITVNSINDAPVMAADQSITTDEDTAINFILNGATDVDGDTLTYKVVTPPANGVLSNCITTGGYASDIDCTYTPNANYNGSDSFTYIAFDSITDATTTATISLTINPINDAPTLALTQTVSTNEDTPLNFTLNAGADIESDPLDYIIVSGPADGTLSCTGGTSRDCTYTPDLNFNGSTTFTYKVNDGALDSTTATVTINVTSENDAPVMVGDQSETIAEDNVLTLTLNGATDVDLPAQTLQYKLITAPANGTLANCIATGSYSTDVTCTYTPNLNFNGVDTFTYRGNDTLTDSSTDSTVTINVTPVNDAPTLASTQSVTTAEDTPLNFNLNTGSDIEGSTLSYIIVSNPADGTLSCTGGNSTACTYTPDLNYNGSTTFTYKVNDGALDSNIATVTVNVTAVNDVPVMGANQSISTNEDTAVNFTLNNATDVDGDALTYKLVTAPTNGSLTNCITTTYGTDLTCTYTPNANYNGSDSFTYIATDGTGTAVTNATVNLTINPINDAPTLVASQSVSTNEDTPLTFDLTAGADIDGDTLSYIKVTNPASGTVSCAGGTSRSCTYTPALNFNGTTSFTYKVNDGALDSTTATVNITINSINDAPVMAADQTFTTDDNTALSITLSNASDVDGDPLSYKIVSSPSNGTLTNCITTGSYGTDLTCTYTSNVNFNGTDTFTFIANDGSLDAATMETVTITVNDKTPSAAPAIALTSATYTNSTANTMTVSSCSDISQVLINEGTQPAAGDAGWVSCTTTASATTYTLASTTQGLHILKAWSKDPNGNVSTSSNDLYVYYDTINPTLALTTPTIQKGGNSINLTWDATDASTSSSQNFSVDFYNGSTWSSLGTTAAINGPISSQTFTKAWTVPSINTTTARFRVSFTDLAGNSSTVQSNVFTIDSIAPALSYSSPANNSYHLSSTTITGNCETGRDINISGDIQANFTIACSAGTFSQTVNFSDGDGSKVVTLNQVDAAGNSTTISRTFIRDEVAPVMTKTAGISPDFTNQNTPNAWSGTCEGNYTIYVTGDETTSFNCSSGTWSWTPSPKTTDGTYVYNLVQTDAAGNTSSPALSLAWERDATPPAFQATVPFEINIGQNPTEIRYTDSITVSGSCEGNNTIAISNQETDTISCSAANWSWTSQTYTTDATRTFTFTQSDSAGNTSTLSYTWTRDSNFPALAIDTATIKNNGSTATFTGTCENGLTINISGAQTTTTTCSSGVWSWTTATTAADLSNNYNFAQTNASSNTTNVSGTWIRETGLPVVTSISTTEPDPSPTNFIPYTINANSQNSNVYITELCLKTNDTTAPAAGDECWLGLNSPSIGMSPAANVTIVDFSHLLGWQPANYNVYAWVKDEAGNISTNTTTLNTDYNAIGYTKFDPPSIWDVAAANSDTTSIPPTRLDSSVPTGSDVYIRWKVDDILGLDSTAINLYYTQDEQSFTAIAGAQGIAPHTNHGCPGITLDTNEGCYKWTGGSPLATSYKIRVKVTNTSAISTQLISTPLNADKIKIIAGNTEAGLGGDARTALFFNKTVGDTTDIHSLAFTDDGNIYFADYKRGIITVDPADGKQKLFIQMTGTSTGDGGPAESATLRYPLKITLDYQGRLLIYDYDRIRRVDLNMENPTIETIIGGGSDKSDTVANPLDVHLTHWGTWNYRTSSMMFTPLPNGDILFNSEHSESTETTDYRYRRYKASTGEVVSHYLTGTGDGWQASQDLTKCRIGYMSVKFDMNTSNLEGITGHSYHHKNFPDCGMYTSTSDYTYARVYFDPSTGQAITPLDNSYRWYHYYQFTGMDGNSYVTVARSYMNRNNFDGTYTRILGSGTRGECADGTPATSCDMDIYSVFITKTGKIYFNDRGRIRTLDGDGNVVTIFGQGYGYGDGVNAVNARFADISRVVRLNTGDIVVNDTRSYYIKQFTPDGNINIVAGNGTIASQDTTTQADVQPVRNAYWMMVDRATGNIYSDRDTHYGRMAMLNRSTGLWEDILNNTSGTPYYDPTADGMIGANIDTGGSNNRGLPLGFANGQLFMNRMSYNPTTQRYEDFMLKKYDSTDSYRQSHIMGKIGYENSGESCSALQSGPVDGSTCFYEYWDDFRNIFYDSNANRYIMAKMYRGAQRRVIALNSNGTVEQIAYTPRNIDDGFTYARRSGVDYMYYCYGSRLYAHNLTTNTDLGALPWTMTGFNCRGVQFDYNPVNDSVIFPFEQNGLYGVAEYFLD
- a CDS encoding Crp/Fnr family transcriptional regulator, with amino-acid sequence MQKFRNMMLEEILKQLPNKLIKDYSKGDPVYSEGEAADLLYIVQEGIFGLYFNTPSGKESFLRVFTKGDIFGHRSYFSNSPYHANAVCLKKGKVLIISREQCDNICLTSPALLKQMTKLMAEELGAAETRLAGMADKSVKRRIVEALTYLKLKNPDHTWTRKEIADFAMSTFESVARVLTELEEQQLIHRDGRRIEIPDEAKLIQFAVENY